The Actinomycetes bacterium genome has a window encoding:
- a CDS encoding WhiB family transcriptional regulator translates to MQTLEHYVPPGRALPCVEAGPDLYFSESPRELERAKVLCRPCPLRAACLAGATERREPWGVWGGEVFVDGRPVPFKRPRGRPRKHPLPLHLDAEEAEAC, encoded by the coding sequence ATGCAGACGCTGGAGCACTACGTGCCGCCAGGGCGAGCGCTGCCATGCGTGGAGGCAGGACCCGACCTGTACTTCTCGGAGTCTCCTCGCGAGCTCGAGAGGGCCAAGGTGCTGTGCCGGCCGTGCCCGCTGCGGGCGGCCTGCCTCGCCGGCGCGACCGAGCGCCGGGAGCCCTGGGGCGTGTGGGGTGGCGAGGTGTTCGTGGACGGACGCCCGGTGCCGTTCAAGCGGCCCCGTGGGCGGCCCCGCAAGCACCCGCTGCCACTGCACCTCGACGCGGAGGAGGCCGAGGCCTGTTGA